The Antarcticibacterium sp. 1MA-6-2 genome has a window encoding:
- the ilvN gene encoding acetolactate synthase small subunit: protein MEKRNYTVSVYTENNLGLLSRIAAIFLKRHINIESITASQSEVHEVMRFIIIVQVTEEQVKKIVGQIEKQIEVIKAFYHTDEELIYQETALYKVRSSDFVQDFDIQSFIKKTNARIVTVSPKFFVIEKTGERHETEDLYDKLKPYGLMQFVRSGTIAVSKNEMPISEILEKFNTSNTVQ, encoded by the coding sequence ATGGAAAAGCGAAATTATACAGTATCCGTTTATACGGAAAACAACCTGGGCCTGCTAAGCAGGATAGCAGCGATATTCCTTAAGAGGCATATCAATATTGAGAGTATTACTGCCTCGCAAAGTGAGGTACACGAAGTAATGCGGTTTATTATAATTGTACAGGTAACTGAAGAACAGGTCAAAAAGATCGTTGGGCAGATAGAGAAGCAGATTGAAGTTATTAAAGCTTTTTATCATACAGATGAAGAATTGATCTATCAGGAGACTGCATTATACAAAGTGAGATCTTCAGATTTTGTTCAGGATTTTGATATTCAGAGTTTCATCAAGAAGACCAATGCGCGCATTGTTACGGTGTCTCCAAAGTTCTTTGTTATCGAAAAAACAGGGGAGCGTCATGAAACGGAAGATCTTTATGATAAATTGAAACCCTACGGTCTCATGCAATTTGTAAGATCAGGAACCATTGCGGTATCCAAAAATGAAATGCCAATTTCAGAAATATTAGAAAAATTTAATACATCAAATACAGTACAATGA
- the ilvC gene encoding ketol-acid reductoisomerase encodes MSNYFNSLSRNEQLAQLQTCRFMGSEEFNDGAEALIGKKIVIVGCGAQGLNQGLNMRDSGLDISYALRDGAIKEKRQSYKNATENGFEVGTYEELIPEADLVINLTPDKQHSSVIKAIQPHIKKDAVLSYSHGFNIVEEGMKIREDITVIMVAPKCPGSEVREEYKRGFGVPTLIAVHPENDPHGIGLEWAKAYAYATGGHRAGVLESSFVAEVKSDLMGEQTILCGVLQTGSILSFNKMVAEGVEPSYAAKLIQYGWETITEALKHGGITQMMDRLSDPAKVRAYQISEELKDTMRPLFRKHMDDIITGAFSSRMMEDWANDDKELLEWRAATENTAFEKTEATSEKISEQEYFDKGVLLVSFVKAGVELAFETMVEAGIIEESAYYESLHETPLIANTIARKKLYEMNRIISDTAEYGCYLFDHSCKPLIKDYINNLEPEVIGREYNNENPDENELTTVNEKVRKHPVEKVGATLRKAMTAMKKLEV; translated from the coding sequence ATGAGTAACTACTTTAACAGCCTTTCCAGAAATGAACAATTAGCTCAGCTCCAAACCTGTCGCTTCATGGGCAGCGAGGAATTTAATGATGGTGCTGAAGCATTAATAGGTAAGAAAATAGTAATTGTGGGTTGTGGTGCACAGGGATTAAACCAGGGACTCAATATGAGGGACAGTGGTCTTGATATTTCCTATGCCTTGCGAGATGGAGCTATAAAAGAGAAAAGACAATCCTATAAGAATGCTACAGAAAATGGTTTTGAGGTTGGTACCTACGAAGAATTAATTCCTGAAGCCGATCTTGTGATCAACCTTACTCCGGACAAGCAACATTCTTCTGTTATAAAAGCAATTCAGCCTCATATTAAAAAAGACGCAGTGCTTTCTTATTCTCACGGATTCAATATCGTAGAAGAAGGAATGAAAATAAGGGAAGATATTACAGTAATTATGGTTGCCCCTAAATGCCCCGGAAGTGAGGTGCGTGAAGAATACAAACGCGGATTTGGAGTTCCTACTTTAATAGCCGTACATCCTGAAAATGATCCTCATGGAATAGGTCTGGAATGGGCAAAAGCCTATGCTTATGCAACAGGAGGGCACAGGGCAGGAGTTCTGGAATCTTCTTTTGTAGCTGAAGTAAAATCAGATCTAATGGGGGAACAAACCATTCTTTGTGGAGTTCTTCAAACAGGTTCCATATTAAGTTTCAATAAAATGGTTGCTGAAGGAGTTGAACCTTCCTACGCTGCAAAGCTTATTCAATATGGTTGGGAAACAATAACTGAAGCTTTAAAACACGGCGGAATTACCCAAATGATGGATCGTCTTTCAGATCCTGCAAAGGTAAGGGCATACCAGATTTCCGAAGAACTGAAAGATACTATGCGACCATTGTTCAGAAAACATATGGATGATATTATTACTGGCGCTTTTAGTTCAAGAATGATGGAGGACTGGGCAAATGATGATAAGGAACTTCTGGAATGGAGAGCAGCTACAGAAAATACTGCTTTTGAAAAAACAGAGGCGACTTCAGAAAAAATCTCTGAACAGGAATATTTTGATAAAGGTGTTCTGCTTGTATCCTTTGTAAAGGCGGGAGTGGAATTAGCTTTTGAAACAATGGTAGAAGCAGGAATAATAGAAGAATCAGCATACTACGAATCGCTGCATGAAACTCCTCTTATTGCCAATACTATTGCAAGAAAGAAATTGTACGAAATGAACAGGATCATTTCAGATACTGCTGAATATGGTTGCTATTTATTTGACCATTCCTGTAAACCTTTGATCAAGGACTATATCAACAACCTGGAGCCTGAAGTAATAGGAAGAGAATACAACAACGAAAATCCCGATGAAAATGAGCTTACTACAGTTAATGAGAAAGTAAGAAAACATCCTGTGGAAAAAGTAGGGGCTACCTTGAGAAAAGCTATGACTGCTATGAAAAAACTGGAAGTGTAA
- the ilvA gene encoding threonine ammonia-lyase IlvA, protein MDDLATANNIYRPEIGAVKEAAKRISKVSVLTPLAVSFTYSRKFNADISLKREDLQQVRSYKIRGAFNKISSLPKEQLDKGVICASAGNHAQGVAFACNQMQTKGVIYMPVTTPRQKVEQTQMFGGDWVKVVLKGDTFDDSYKEAVIYGRENSLVFIHPFDDEKVIEGQATIALEILEQANGPIDYVFAPLGGGGLLAGLSSVFKQLSPQTKVIGVEPEGAASMTSSLQEGKVVELESIERFVDGAAVQKVGYKNFELCRENLHRMVTVPEGKICQTILDLYNQDAIVAEPAGAMALSALDFFAEEIAGKNVVCILSGGNNDITRTAEIKERALLYSGLKHYFIVRFPQRAGALKEFVATVLGPDDDITHFEYSKKHHRENGPAVVGIELNNPADFEPLVQRMKDHNFYGQYLNNNPDLFQFLV, encoded by the coding sequence ATGGATGATCTGGCTACCGCAAATAATATCTACAGACCCGAGATAGGAGCTGTAAAAGAGGCTGCAAAAAGAATTTCAAAGGTGTCGGTTTTGACACCTTTGGCAGTGTCGTTTACATATAGCAGGAAATTTAATGCAGATATTTCTTTAAAGAGGGAAGATCTACAACAGGTAAGGTCCTACAAAATTCGCGGAGCTTTTAATAAAATTTCCAGTCTGCCAAAGGAACAACTGGATAAAGGGGTAATATGCGCCAGTGCGGGAAATCACGCGCAGGGTGTGGCTTTTGCCTGTAATCAAATGCAGACTAAGGGAGTAATTTATATGCCTGTGACTACTCCAAGGCAAAAGGTAGAACAAACTCAAATGTTCGGTGGAGATTGGGTTAAAGTAGTATTAAAAGGAGATACTTTTGATGACTCCTATAAAGAAGCCGTTATTTATGGACGGGAGAATTCCCTTGTTTTTATACATCCTTTTGATGATGAGAAAGTGATTGAAGGACAGGCTACAATTGCCCTGGAAATTCTTGAACAGGCCAATGGACCCATAGATTATGTTTTCGCTCCCCTGGGAGGAGGTGGGCTTTTGGCGGGGTTATCATCAGTCTTTAAGCAGCTTTCTCCTCAAACCAAAGTAATTGGTGTAGAACCCGAAGGAGCGGCTTCTATGACGTCTTCTTTGCAGGAAGGAAAGGTTGTAGAGCTGGAATCTATTGAAAGGTTTGTTGATGGAGCCGCTGTCCAAAAAGTAGGATATAAAAACTTTGAACTGTGCCGGGAAAACCTTCACCGGATGGTAACGGTACCTGAAGGAAAAATTTGCCAAACCATTCTCGATCTTTATAATCAGGATGCAATTGTAGCAGAACCCGCTGGTGCTATGGCTCTTTCGGCTCTGGATTTTTTTGCTGAAGAGATTGCAGGAAAAAACGTTGTCTGTATCCTCAGTGGGGGTAATAATGATATTACAAGAACTGCAGAAATAAAGGAGCGGGCGTTATTATATTCTGGTCTTAAACATTATTTTATTGTTCGTTTTCCCCAGAGAGCAGGGGCATTAAAAGAATTTGTAGCCACTGTGTTGGGGCCGGATGATGATATAACCCATTTTGAGTATTCAAAAAAACATCACAGGGAAAATGGTCCTGCCGTGGTAGGTATTGAATTAAATAATCCCGCAGATTTTGAGCCTTTAGTGCAACGCATGAAGGACCATAATTTCTATGGGCAGTATCTCAATAATAATCCCGATCTTTTTCAGTTTTTGGTTTAA
- a CDS encoding aconitase family protein, translating into MKKTLFDKIWDAHVVESISNGPDVLYIDKHLIHEVTSPQAFNELKERNISVFRPDRTVATADHNTPTLNQHLL; encoded by the coding sequence ATGAAAAAAACTTTATTTGATAAGATCTGGGATGCACACGTGGTGGAATCAATTTCTAACGGCCCGGATGTTTTATATATTGATAAACACCTAATACACGAAGTAACAAGTCCGCAGGCATTCAATGAACTTAAGGAGCGAAACATTTCTGTTTTTCGTCCGGACAGGACAGTTGCCACGGCAGATCATAATACGCCCACTCTAAACCAGCACCTGCTGTAA
- a CDS encoding 2-isopropylmalate synthase, whose amino-acid sequence MIRDKVEIFDTTLRDGEQVPGCKLDTNQKLKIAEKLEALGVDVIEAGFPVSSPGDFKSVTEISKLVKNASVCGLTRAVKKDIEVAAEALKYAKRPRIHTGIGTSDSHIKYKFNSTREEIIVRAKEAVSYAKNFVDDVEFYAEDASRTDNEFLARVCTAAVEAGATVLNIPDTTGYCLPDEYGKKIKYLKENVKDIENVIISCHCHNDLGMATANAIAGVINGARQIECTINGIGERAGNTALEEVVMILRQHPNLNLQTNLKPQLLFELSNLVSREMGMFVQPNKAIVGANAFAHSSGIHQDGVIKNRETYEIIDPADVGVTESAIVLTARSGRAALAYKAKKMGYELTKIQLDTVYAEFLNYADLKKEVADTDLHEIMAISFKNRAIA is encoded by the coding sequence ATGATTAGAGATAAGGTAGAAATTTTTGACACCACCTTGCGTGACGGAGAACAAGTACCGGGTTGTAAACTAGATACAAACCAAAAACTGAAAATTGCAGAGAAACTTGAAGCTCTGGGAGTAGACGTTATTGAGGCAGGTTTTCCTGTTTCAAGCCCCGGCGACTTTAAATCTGTAACCGAAATTTCAAAACTCGTTAAAAACGCCAGCGTTTGTGGCCTCACGCGTGCCGTTAAAAAAGACATAGAAGTAGCCGCCGAGGCGCTTAAATATGCCAAAAGACCAAGAATCCATACCGGAATAGGAACTTCTGATTCTCATATTAAGTATAAATTCAATTCTACCCGCGAAGAAATTATTGTTCGTGCAAAGGAAGCAGTTTCCTATGCAAAGAATTTTGTAGATGATGTGGAATTTTATGCTGAAGACGCCAGTAGAACAGACAATGAATTTTTAGCAAGAGTATGCACAGCCGCCGTAGAAGCAGGTGCTACTGTCTTAAATATTCCCGATACTACGGGGTATTGTCTTCCTGATGAATATGGAAAGAAGATCAAATATTTGAAAGAAAATGTAAAAGATATAGAAAATGTTATTATCTCCTGTCATTGCCATAATGATCTTGGAATGGCAACTGCAAATGCCATTGCAGGGGTTATAAATGGAGCAAGACAAATTGAATGTACAATTAATGGTATTGGAGAACGTGCAGGGAATACAGCTCTTGAAGAAGTAGTGATGATCCTAAGGCAACATCCTAACCTTAATCTTCAAACCAATTTGAAACCACAGCTTCTATTTGAATTAAGTAATTTGGTTTCGCGGGAAATGGGTATGTTCGTCCAGCCCAATAAAGCAATTGTAGGTGCCAATGCGTTTGCCCACAGCTCCGGCATCCACCAGGACGGCGTTATCAAAAACCGCGAAACCTATGAAATTATAGATCCTGCAGATGTGGGAGTCACAGAATCTGCAATTGTGCTTACAGCCAGAAGTGGAAGAGCTGCCCTGGCTTATAAAGCTAAAAAAATGGGCTATGAACTTACCAAAATTCAGCTTGACACTGTTTATGCTGAATTCCTTAATTACGCCGACCTTAAAAAAGAAGTAGCAGATACTGATCTTCACGAGATTATGGCGATAAGTTTTAAAAACAGAGCAATTGCCTAA